The window tttgagcaTATAGTAACAgtagtaacaaaaaaatatcattaacAGTAGACAAACCGCACtgaatttcattttgaaaaagttattgtttcaaaaaaaatatatcttaatATTGATCAAACTTGTAATGGCACAATGTCTTCACCGTTATGTGTCAAATGAAATTTCATAATTTGCAACATGTTTTACCTTTTCcatgaaaactaacacaaatgcaatttgtaatttttcagTGTTCGTTCATTTTAAAAggccattattaatttcaataatatgcaaaaaaaaatacattttttcttaaatatatataatcgtaggtctagtaattgctaattatattacataggtctcGCCGCACCTCACCGGAGTAGTTTggcaccattttattttttgttacgatTACCCGAAAAAGACAAACTTAGCGAATGCAGGctagtgtggtctctctgaggcaccgtagtgcacGTGCTTCCAACTGAGGTTGTTGCATTCTAtgagttcaccactagatggcaacaaTTTACCCACAATGTCTATTTAAAAGACATAAAAATACATCCTTGGCATCAATGAGTTCCCTTTTTGGTTCTTTGAAAACTGACATATTTGTTACAGTGaacaaaatgtgttattttacaAACGTTTATACAAGTTAACAATGTCCATTTGCTGAAACAAGGACAGAATTATTGAACTTGAACGTTGACGGTGAACAAGTTTAACTTGTTATCAGTCAAGATGGTCATCAGAAGGTTCTGGAAGTTCTGATGTTGTGATCCTGGTTTTCCTTGAAGATGGTTTAGGGGCACCACCTGGTCAGCGGGTGCAGCAAGCAGTGCAGGGTCTTGAACCTGATTAGAAAGAATTGATGAATTGATTAACAGGCGGCTCAATGTTGTTGAATGAGCGACTGACCTGGATGGatcttcttctttggaaaaacGTCCCTTCAGCTCCACACTGTTCATCTTGTCCTCTAACAGACCGTAACTTAGTGTCACCTGACAGGAAGTTACATGACATTCAATCAAAGCAGTTAGcatcgtttgtgtgtgtgtgtgtgttttgtgccaTGGAAAgtgttttcactttttatttttttatttaattaattttttattttatattgttttttttttactagtatttattaatattattttattgagtttttattttatttttgtttagttgctGCAGTTCCACGCGGCTCCACTGGAGGGCAGCACATACCTGTTGCATGATGCTGGCGCGGTGAAGCAGCATGAGGTTCTCAAAGTGCGAGTGGAACAAAGGGCAGTGGACCATGGAGACCCCCACGCGCTTCTCCACGATGAAGCCCACCGTGCAATCGTCGGGCAGGCGGATCTTCGCCGACGTCTCCTCGAAGCGACGGCCGCTgaatacgcacacacgcacgcacacgcaactTTGACTGACGGGAGGTTCGGACAGATGTGAGACATGATGGAGGAGTCCACAAGTACCGGGCCCAGGGGGACATCTTGTGGGCCAGACGTTGACTCAAGCAGAACCCAGCTCCTCCGGTGGCGAACCAGAACTTCACTTCCctctgcacatgcacacacagagaacttcttttttatttttattattattaaaatgacaaaaatgatgccctgcttgtttgtttttagtttttacaccACGTCAAAAATATACTGATCTTAAAAATCTGTAAAGTGAATacagaaatgtgtttctaaataaagttttgCCTTGCCCCATAAAAActgaaagttttttgttttaaataaagcacttaataatattaattgtactttttaaaaacatcattaaaataaaataaaatgtcaagaaTGAAACCGTTTGTATATCATTTAATGCTACATTTGAATTCAGCGCCACCTTCTGGTGTTCCCAACTTGGCCACCGAGAGGCAGTATACTACAGTTGTGCACGCACCAATGAAGAAGAATTATACTTACAACAAGTGACTCATTATGACGCCGTGATATTAGCCTTTTACCGTAGACGATAACAAATATTTGCCCGGGAGTATTCTTACATAATCTGCAATTGTGTTGCTCcaaagtttgtgttcaaatatttgcTCTTCTTCAATGGCAACTAGCGATGCTATCCGTTAGCATATCAATTGTGTTCTTCATTgtttgctagcattaagctaagcggaCCTTTCTAAGGCAAAGCTATGTGGTTGATGTAACTGTTTATCACAAATTGCGTTTTCCGGATTTTCTGGGGGTGTGGCATAACCTGCCCCTCTgcacccccccccttttttcctGGACTttctggggggaggggggtgaaaAATGGATAACGGCATCATATTTTACTATTCAACTAACCATATCAAAGACGCGTCATGTTACCGTTTGGTTTCCCTCCATGAGCTCGTGCGCCGTGATGGGTTTGTCCAGGCTGGCCTTGCCCACGTAGACGTCGCCGTCTTGCGGGAAGGCGGCAAGCGTGGCGACGAGCGCCTCGCCGTTTACGTAGTTGTCGTCGTCCACGTGACAAAACCACCTGAGGAGAGTCCAAACAAATGTTTACAGCGGATATAAAAAAGTTGACATGACCTCCGCAGTGGCGCAGCCCTCCCATTGGCCGATACGCCGGCCTGTGCTCATATGCGAAATTTCAAACATGGGGTCAGTTATGTCACACGCacgacatgaaaaaaaatccagctgGTCTCTCTCACCTCTTGTCAGACGCCATGAAGCCGTCGTactcggcggccatcttgcacGCCAGGGCCTGCTGACTGTGGTCCGACTGGCAGCCCGTCATCACCGTGTTGTAGCCTCAAGTACATTGTCACATTAATATCAACAATGAGCGATGGGTTTATGACCCCCGAGTGATTTATGACGTTTTATGGTGACGGAATGTTTTGGTGTTCCTGTGAGCATTCTTGTTGTTCTTTTAACAATTGCACGTCGTCATAAGTGACTgtcaattagtttttttcttgatCTCGATCTCAAACAGACACAGGATGTCATAAATCCACAGGTGTACATTTTATTACTCTCAGGTTTGCTGTGTTAGTTTTGACAGTTATTGTTCATACTACTTTTACTACTTacgtaaaaatgcttttttttttcttagaggtatgttttttttaatcattcaattaCAGGATTTGTGACAGATTTATGACTTCCCGAATATTGTCAAATTACCAGATGTACATTGAATGTCTTTCAAGGTGtgttttttagtttgttttatggCGCATATTAATCACTTTACCCTTTCATCTCTGACAGTTGACTTTACTTTACTCACATGACCGACTACATCGTCTCATCCGTCTGTTTTCTGGGTTGAATTACCAGAGGGGTCATAAATCAATCAACTTTTTTGCCATGAGAAAAGCTTTCTAAAAGCTTTGATGTCTGACAGTTCTTTATTGGGGTTGTGGTGGTGATATCATATCGGGGGTCATAAATGCATCACTTTATGACAGAAGCTACTCTCATACCTTCagcctgcaggtggtcatctTCTATGTCTGTAAAAATGAACGTCTGTGAGAGGAAAAAGAGAAAATCGAATGAATATTGAATATTATGCGATGACGAGGTGACGTGATGCGTGCGACGTGTGTGAGAAGAGTGCGTTCATTCGTCTAATCTGCTTCTTCACTTCCTGTTCGCCACTTCCGCTTCACGTATTGTTAAGAGGCTCGGCTTCCTGTCAGCCCAGACACCActtcctgtgtgtgcgtgtgtgtgtgtgtgtgtgtgtgtgtgtgtgtgtgtgtgtgtgtgtgtgtgtgtgtgtgtgtgtgtgtgtgtgtgtgttgacaccGTCTTGTGACTGCTCTGCAAAGCAACATGATACGACTTAGAGGAAGCTGGTTActgaataaaaatatgttttttgttccTGAAAGTTTTTTGTACTTATTTGAATGAATGCTTGGAAATTTAAATTTTCAATCCTTGACAATTGGATATGACAAgacttttaaaaagaaataatattaaataacaatgttattttttttcaattatttgtatttattttgtatttgaggCTACTATTTGAATGCATACTGGAACATCTACATTTACGACCTTGGCAATTATAGattattttaatgattaaaaaaaatcacaatattataattaaaatatagTAGGGTGATAACATTCCAttctgtttttcttgtttttattattattatgtttagctgttttgtttcatttaaggCTGTGAGTACTTTATAATTTTAagtaatatttgtatatttacattttacaacattGACATTATTGGAGTATGACACGTTTTGAAGTCATAATTAAACTAGATTCACACAATAGTGTTAtactgacagatttttttttttttttaacaaccattTTAGCATACATGCCAGGTCTTATATTGGACTTATAAGCCTACAATTAgaattttttgaaataaattacattCGAAATATATAATAGCAAAATTACATATGCGTTGTTATTATCACATCTAGTACTTATAGTACTTATTTAAATAAGTTacttatatttatttgatttgacgCAAATGATTTTTATCAACAATGTAGGCCAGCAAAatggcatgattttttttttcaaatactgtattgcCTCTACTTAATatatacagaatttttttttcttgatgaaattTGGGGCAATCGTTTCCACGTCACAGTGAAACGTTCAAGTTTTCAGTCCCccaccaaaaatatttgaattcaATCAATAAATTGTTCATAAATAGGTTACATAAACTATAGTTtacttacaataataaatacaaagccAGGCCACTAGGCCAGCCACTCACGTGCGTTTTAGTAGTGGAGATCCAGGTGTCCAAAAGGAGGGCCAGGCGCGTCCCGTGGAACCTTCCGGTGGTCTTGACCGCGATGAAGATGTCCTCCAGCCGCAGCTCGGAccctcggcggcggcggcggcggtcccCAGGCGGGTTGGCGGCGCTGGAGCCCGCCTCGGAGGTGGCGGCTTCGGACGCCGCAgggggacgacgacgacgacgagacGCCGCCGGCACGAGCTCGGACAGGCCGCCGGCGTCCCACTCCAAGTCGGCGAAAAGAAgcacgaggaggaggagggcgaggaggaggaagagcggCAACCTGCGACTACTGAGCCATCTCTTCTTCATGGCACAGACGATGAAAAAGTCCAAATGATGATCATAAATCACAAAGAATTCGAATGAAACATTGTGACAACAAAGTGATTTCCATCGCCTTCCTCTTTCAGCGTGGGTTCCTCGTTAGTGACGTCAGCATGAACGCGCATTTGTAccgaataattaaataaatattagatgtgattttttaaaaattattattaataatttccaAAGGTGTAGATTGGGCAGCAAGAAATCAATAATTcaaaactaaaccaaaaaaaaagactattaaataaagtgaaattaaaatgactttataaatattttctttttttaagaacgACAGACTTTCCGTGCAGACATGAAGTGTTTATTCAACTCATGGGGAAAATGACTCAGATAttgttgaaaaatacaaatttaatattGCGATTAATATTTGTGCTATAAAACTGAGATCTTTTCACGATCCAGCCTCCCcctaaaacacaataaaaatgctcgtaatgtattttttttaacaaggaaATTCCCACATAAAAACGTACAGAACCAACATGTACGCAACatggccaccgggggcagtataacacagTCACGcagaaaaacaataaagtgaTGTAATATCGGGCTACcatcaatacaaaataaaacataataactagaaataatctacaaagcaaaaaaataataatccacagCTGTACACTGCAGGTGTGCAATGTAACTGCTGATACACATGACTTCTTCTGACTGTTAATCAAGATAGCGGTCACGTGCCACAacagaaatgaatggaaataattTAGTCGGATATATTTGGACACGAGCCCTCAACACAATGACGTATTGATGTCAAGCTCTTATCCACAGCGTCGCCACCAGATGGCAGTATGGCCTTAAATGAAGCAGCTGTGAGCCACCTGATGACTAAAGCAAATAAATAGTCAGTGTAACATTTGACATCTTATTCAACGATAAGTCTAGTGTAAAAAGTGAAGTTAGTTTTGCCGTTAAAGGGGGCAATCTTGAATCATTACGTACCTACCAGTCAAGATGGAGGGGGAAGTGCGCCTTTGTAAAGAACGGAATGGATGACAGGGCGGAAGAGTTAATTTTAGTACAACAACTGCTCCCGAAGGTCCAGTCGGCCAAAACAAAAGCCCGAGAAGAGCGCGCCCAAAGTCGGACCGCGACACGGAGCCGCCCCCGGTCCGGCGGCGATGGCCCAACACCTGCACGCCAACATCTCGGTGACGGAGAGCCAGTTCCGCTGCCCCATCTGCCTGGACGTCCTCGAGGACCCGGTGTCCATCCCGTGCGGACACACCTACTGCATGGCGTGCATCAACGGCTACTGGGACCAGGCCGAGCCGCCGGCGCACTTCAGCTGCCCGCAGTGCCGCGAGGCGTTCAGCCCCCGGCCGGTGCTGCGCCGGAACACCGTGCTGGCCGAGGTGGTGGCCAAGCTCAAGCCGAGAGAAGCCGAGAGAGCGGAGCCCTTCCTGGGCGTCGCGGGCCAGGTGCCGTGCGACTTCTGCCCGCCGCAGGGCAAGCTGGCGGCGGCCAAGTCGTGCCTGGCGTGCCTGGCCTCCTTCTGCGAGGCTCACGTGCTGCCCCACCGGGAAGTGGACACCTTGCGGCGGCACAAGCTGGTGGCCGCCGTCGAGTGTCCCGCCGAGCGGCTGTGCGCGCAGCACCGCCTCGGACTGCGGCCGCGGCCCGGCGGGGACGAGCCGGAGGAGGCCGCGGTGGAGTGGAGCGGCGACTGTCTGCTGTGCGAGGCCGACCGGGAGGAGGTGCAACCCGGGGAGGCTCAGCGGGCCCGGAGACAGGTTTGGACAACACGCTTTCTTCTGGGAATGGCGTGTGAATGCTTGAAACTGAACCCAAGTGCAGTGGGATTCATTGTGAAGTGATGTGGAATCAAATGACATCAATCAGAATTATTAGAATTtgcccttattttattttattctttttaatcttttaattttattttttgtatgtgcgtgtgagtgtgtactcattagttcacctaaaacctattaaaaatcccataccgttcacctaaacccaatacttcagaatccagctggaGTCGCGAGGTTGtcgaaagaaaggaaagtgaaatccagcaccagttaccaaccagagtctttcaccaaccccagacacacatctaaattccaacaaatttgggagacctcaagagaccaaaggagagactgaggcaaggaaggaaggataaatgaagcagagtgagatccacagacggcagcctccaccgattcaacgaccagaggctTGGGCTTATTTTATAACAGTATTGAATTAgtcaagaaatgtaaaaaacgTGTAATAAATTcagaagttttatttttaaccctT of the Vanacampus margaritifer isolate UIUO_Vmar chromosome 7, RoL_Vmar_1.0, whole genome shotgun sequence genome contains:
- the LOC144054620 gene encoding beta-1,3-N-acetylglucosaminyltransferase manic fringe-like isoform X1, which translates into the protein MKKRWLSSRRLPLFLLLALLLLVLLFADLEWDAGGLSELVPAASRRRRRPPAASEAATSEAGSSAANPPGDRRRRRRGSELRLEDIFIAVKTTGRFHGTRLALLLDTWISTTKTHTFIFTDIEDDHLQAEGYNTVMTGCQSDHSQQALACKMAAEYDGFMASDKRWFCHVDDDNYVNGEALVATLAAFPQDGDVYVGKASLDKPITAHELMEGNQTREVKFWFATGGAGFCLSQRLAHKMSPWARGRRFEETSAKIRLPDDCTVGFIVEKRVGVSMVHCPLFHSHFENLMLLHRASIMQQVTLSYGLLEDKMNSVELKGRFSKEEDPSRSVAHSTTLSRLLINSSILSNQVQDPALLAAPADQVVPLNHLQGKPGSQHQNFQNLLMTILTDNKLNLFTVNVQVQ
- the LOC144054620 gene encoding beta-1,3-N-acetylglucosaminyltransferase manic fringe-like isoform X2, giving the protein MKKRWLSSRRLPLFLLLALLLLVLLFADLEWDAGGLSELVPAASRRRRRPPAASEAATSEAGSSAANPPGDRRRRRRGSELRLEDIFIAVKTTGRFHGTRLALLLDTWISTTKTHTFIFTDIEDDHLQAEGYNTVMTGCQSDHSQQALACKMAAEYDGFMASDKRWFCHVDDDNYVNGEALVATLAAFPQDGDVYVGKASLDKPITAHELMEGNQTREVKFWFATGGAGFCLSQRLAHKMSPWARGRRFEETSAKIRLPDDCTVGFIVEKRVGVSMVHCPLFHSHFENLMLLHRASIMQQVTLSYGLLEDKMNSVELKGRFSKEEDPSRSVQDPALLAAPADQVVPLNHLQGKPGSQHQNFQNLLMTILTDNKLNLFTVNVQVQ
- the LOC144054620 gene encoding beta-1,3-N-acetylglucosaminyltransferase manic fringe-like isoform X3, which translates into the protein MKKRWLSSRRLPLFLLLALLLLVLLFADLEWDAGGLSELVPAASRRRRRPPAASEAATSEAGSSAANPPGDRRRRRRGSELRLEDIFIAVKTTGRFHGTRLALLLDTWISTTKTHTFIFTDIEDDHLQAEGYNTVMTGCQSDHSQQALACKMAAEYDGFMASDKRWFCHVDDDNYVNGEALVATLAAFPQDGDVYVGKASLDKPITAHELMEGNQTREVKFWFATGGAGFCLSQRLAHKMSPWARGRRFEETSAKIRLPDDCTVGFIVEKRVGVSMVHCPLFHSHFENLMLLHRASIMQQVTLSYGLLEDKMNSVELKGRFSKEEDPSRFKTLHCLLHPLTRWCP
- the LOC144054620 gene encoding beta-1,3-N-acetylglucosaminyltransferase manic fringe-like isoform X5; this encodes MKKRWLSSRRLPLFLLLALLLLVLLFADLEWDAGGLSELVPAASRRRRRPPAASEAATSEAGSSAANPPGDRRRRRRGSELRLEDIFIAVKTTGRFHGTRLALLLDTWISTTKTHTFIFTDIEDDHLQAEGYNTVMTGCQSDHSQQALACKMAAEYDGFMASDKRWFCHVDDDNYVNGEALVATLAAFPQDGDVYVGKASLDKPITAHELMEGNQTREVKFWFATGGAGFCLSQRLAHKMSPWARGRRFEETSAKIRLPDDCTVGFIVEKRVGVSMVHCPLFHSHFENLMLLHRASIMQQRTR
- the LOC144054620 gene encoding beta-1,3-N-acetylglucosaminyltransferase manic fringe-like isoform X4, with the protein product MKKRWLSSRRLPLFLLLALLLLVLLFADLEWDAGGLSELVPAASRRRRRPPAASEAATSEAGSSAANPPGDRRRRRRGSELRLEDIFIAVKTTGRFHGTRLALLLDTWISTTKTHTFIFTDIEDDHLQAEGYNTVMTGCQSDHSQQALACKMAAEYDGFMASDKRWFCHVDDDNYVNGEALVATLAAFPQDGDVYVGKASLDKPITAHELMEGNQTREVKFWFATGGAGFCLSQRLAHKMSPWARYLWTPPSCLTSVRTSRQSKLRVRACVRIQRPSLRGDVGEDPPARRLHGGLHRGEARGGLHGPLPFVPLAL